In one Niallia taxi genomic region, the following are encoded:
- a CDS encoding sugar ABC transporter substrate-binding protein: MKKKWFIFGMTALLALGLLAGCSQKSSSSDSNVLTVWGMGDEVKQLPKMAEEFTKETGIEVKIQSIPWASAHDKLLTAVASKKGPDVLQMGTTWMPEFQAAGALADMGEYMDKYPNLKPDNFFEGSVETTLFDSKYYGIPWAAETRVLFYRTDILEAVGYKEAPKTWEELKDAAKKLSERGENMYGLNVDAKEQTLGFMFARQNGSALVSEGKPLFNEKTFTEAVSYLNDFIEKGYAPKQDLGMDVSQTFSGDAIVPMFISGPWMVKAVNDTVQGIEGKWATAVLPSGSDNNLSSLGGSNLTIFEHSNKKDEAAQFIDFMMKKENQLKWLELTNAMPTVKSAWEDDRLANDPIYEVFGQQMESSRSMPLLPEFEEIAQIYLKHFEQIYLGGKKVEQEMDAFTRETEELLNK; the protein is encoded by the coding sequence TTGAAAAAGAAGTGGTTTATTTTCGGTATGACAGCTTTACTGGCGCTTGGTTTATTGGCAGGTTGTTCACAAAAAAGCAGTTCAAGTGATTCTAATGTATTGACAGTCTGGGGAATGGGAGATGAGGTAAAGCAGCTTCCGAAAATGGCAGAGGAATTTACGAAGGAAACCGGGATTGAGGTTAAAATACAGTCGATTCCGTGGGCGAGCGCCCATGACAAGCTGTTGACGGCAGTTGCCTCTAAAAAAGGACCAGATGTACTGCAAATGGGTACAACATGGATGCCTGAGTTTCAGGCAGCAGGGGCTCTCGCTGATATGGGTGAATACATGGATAAATATCCGAATTTAAAACCAGACAACTTCTTTGAAGGCTCTGTTGAAACAACTCTATTCGATAGTAAATATTATGGTATTCCGTGGGCTGCAGAAACCCGTGTCCTTTTCTACCGTACGGATATTCTTGAAGCAGTCGGATATAAAGAAGCACCAAAGACTTGGGAAGAGCTAAAGGATGCTGCCAAAAAGCTATCTGAACGCGGTGAAAACATGTACGGACTTAATGTAGATGCTAAGGAACAAACGCTGGGGTTTATGTTTGCAAGACAGAATGGCTCCGCATTAGTTTCTGAAGGGAAACCACTATTTAATGAAAAGACATTTACAGAGGCGGTTTCTTATTTGAATGATTTTATCGAAAAGGGGTATGCTCCAAAGCAGGATTTAGGAATGGATGTATCCCAAACATTCTCAGGTGATGCGATTGTTCCTATGTTTATAAGCGGGCCGTGGATGGTCAAGGCAGTGAATGATACAGTTCAAGGTATTGAAGGGAAATGGGCTACCGCAGTTCTTCCATCTGGTTCTGATAATAATCTGTCTAGTTTAGGCGGTTCAAATTTGACCATTTTTGAACACTCCAATAAAAAGGATGAAGCAGCTCAGTTTATTGATTTCATGATGAAAAAAGAAAATCAGCTGAAATGGTTGGAACTAACTAATGCTATGCCGACAGTAAAATCAGCATGGGAGGATGATAGATTGGCTAATGATCCAATTTATGAGGTTTTCGGTCAACAAATGGAGTCTTCCCGGTCGATGCCATTATTACCTGAGTTTGAGGAAATCGCTCAAATTTACTTAAAGCATTTTGAACAGATTTATTTGGGCGGAAAAAAGGTGGAGCAGGAAATGGATGCCTTTACTAGAGAGACAGAGGAATTGTTAAATAAGTAA
- the ptsG gene encoding glucose-specific PTS transporter subunit IIBC: MFKQIFGVLQKVGKALMLPVALLPAAGILLALGNALHNEALLDIAPFLDNSGVSMVASVMENAGNIVFSNLPLLFAVGVAVGLSGGEGVAGLAAIIGYLIMNVTMGTVKGYTAESVNGIDIANVLGIPTLQTGVFGGIIVGILASMLYNKFYEIELPSYLGFFAGKRFVPIITAASAVILGLLMVLIWPPIQSGLNAFSQNMVNANLTVSALIFGIIERSLIPFGLHHIFYSPFWYEFGQYTTAAGDVVRGDQRIFMAEIKDGVQNLTAGTFMTGKFPFMMFGLPAAALAIYHEARPERKAVVGGLMASAALTSFLTGITEPLEFSFLFVAPVLFGIHAVFAGLSFMTMQLLNVKVGMTFSGGLIDYVLFGLINPQTNAWIIIPVGLVFAVIYYFGFRFAIRKFNLKTPGREDETQEEETTGGATSDLPYEVLEAMGGQENIAHLDACITRLRVSVNDIKDVDKDRLKRLGAAGVLEVGNNIQAIFGPRSETIKGQMRDIMSGKRPRPAATPSMDKEVQQQIEDVNPNALKGDFDGDDSMVSPIKGQLVPITEVPDPVFAGKMMGDGFAIIPSEGTVVSPVDGKIVNLFPTKHAIGIMADSGREILIHFGIDTVKLKGEGFETLVGENDVVKKGQPLLKVDLDYIKENATSTTTPIIFTNLAEGESVQINKPGNVDLKEEEIISIVK; the protein is encoded by the coding sequence ATGTTTAAACAGATTTTCGGTGTTTTGCAAAAAGTCGGAAAAGCACTTATGCTTCCGGTTGCATTATTGCCAGCTGCTGGTATTTTACTTGCGCTAGGTAATGCGCTTCACAATGAAGCGTTGTTAGACATTGCTCCATTTTTAGATAATAGTGGAGTATCTATGGTGGCATCCGTTATGGAAAATGCGGGTAATATTGTATTCAGTAACCTGCCGCTGTTGTTTGCAGTTGGTGTTGCAGTAGGATTATCTGGTGGTGAAGGTGTTGCCGGGCTTGCTGCTATTATTGGTTACTTAATCATGAACGTAACAATGGGTACTGTTAAAGGCTATACAGCTGAATCTGTTAACGGTATCGACATTGCTAACGTACTTGGTATTCCAACACTTCAAACTGGGGTGTTCGGTGGTATTATCGTAGGTATACTCGCTTCCATGCTTTACAATAAATTTTACGAAATTGAATTGCCATCATATTTAGGATTCTTTGCTGGTAAACGTTTTGTGCCGATTATTACAGCGGCATCTGCAGTTATCCTTGGTTTGTTAATGGTATTAATCTGGCCTCCAATTCAATCGGGTCTTAATGCCTTCTCACAAAACATGGTTAATGCAAACTTAACTGTTTCAGCACTTATCTTTGGTATCATTGAACGTTCATTGATTCCGTTCGGTCTTCACCATATCTTCTATTCTCCATTCTGGTATGAGTTTGGACAATACACAACTGCTGCAGGTGATGTAGTACGTGGTGACCAACGTATCTTCATGGCAGAAATTAAAGACGGTGTACAAAACTTGACTGCTGGTACTTTCATGACAGGTAAATTCCCATTCATGATGTTCGGTTTACCAGCTGCAGCTCTTGCTATTTATCATGAAGCACGTCCAGAAAGAAAAGCGGTTGTCGGTGGTTTAATGGCATCAGCTGCGTTGACTTCTTTCTTAACAGGTATTACTGAGCCGTTAGAATTCTCATTCTTATTCGTAGCACCAGTTCTTTTCGGTATTCACGCAGTATTTGCAGGTCTATCATTCATGACAATGCAACTATTGAATGTTAAGGTTGGTATGACTTTCTCTGGTGGTTTGATTGACTATGTATTATTCGGATTAATCAACCCACAAACAAATGCTTGGATCATTATTCCAGTTGGTTTAGTATTTGCTGTTATCTACTACTTTGGTTTCCGTTTCGCGATTCGCAAGTTTAACTTGAAAACTCCTGGTCGTGAAGATGAAACACAAGAAGAGGAAACAACGGGTGGAGCAACTAGCGACCTTCCGTACGAAGTATTAGAAGCTATGGGTGGACAAGAAAACATCGCTCACCTTGATGCATGTATTACAAGACTTCGTGTATCAGTTAATGACATTAAAGATGTTGATAAAGATCGTTTGAAAAGGCTTGGTGCTGCTGGAGTCTTAGAAGTCGGCAATAACATCCAAGCAATCTTTGGTCCTCGCTCTGAAACAATTAAAGGACAAATGAGAGATATTATGAGTGGTAAGAGACCACGTCCAGCTGCAACGCCTTCTATGGATAAAGAAGTACAGCAGCAAATTGAAGATGTGAATCCAAATGCACTTAAAGGTGATTTTGATGGTGATGATTCAATGGTTTCACCTATTAAAGGACAACTTGTTCCAATCACAGAAGTTCCGGATCCAGTATTTGCTGGAAAAATGATGGGTGATGGCTTCGCGATTATTCCATCTGAAGGTACTGTGGTATCTCCTGTTGATGGAAAAATCGTAAACCTGTTCCCAACTAAACACGCAATCGGCATTATGGCAGATTCAGGTCGTGAAATCCTTATCCATTTCGGTATTGATACAGTGAAACTGAAAGGGGAAGGATTCGAAACTCTAGTAGGGGAAAATGACGTTGTTAAAAAAGGTCAGCCTCTATTGAAAGTGGACTTGGATTACATTAAAGAAAACGCAACTTCAACAACAACGCCAATCATCTTTACTAATTTAGCTGAAGGTGAATCTGTACAGATTAACAAACCAGGCAATGTTGACTTGAAAGAAGAAGAAATTATTTCTATCGTGAAATAA
- the glcT gene encoding glucose PTS transporter transcription antiterminator GlcT translates to MPNLLVKKALNNNVLIGEHPSYGEVVLIGKGIGFNRKNGDTIDADVVEKLFVLRNEKEQMNYLKLLPQVDNDLLDVIISSIELIKSKTNAKLNEHIHVALTDHIMFAVSRLSNGLVLNNPFLIETKALYPYEYKIAEDVVKLIGEQTEINLPVGEIGFIALHIHSAMMNRNLSEVNQHSQLVTHLVNLIEEQLDVQIDKDSIDYMRLVRHLRFTIERVHHGEKVDEPEKITSLLKAEYPLCYNLSWKLIKVMQQTLRKPVFDAEAVYLTMHLQRLQKKVK, encoded by the coding sequence ATGCCGAATTTGCTAGTGAAAAAAGCGCTTAATAATAATGTGCTAATTGGTGAGCATCCTTCATATGGAGAAGTTGTACTAATTGGAAAAGGAATAGGCTTCAATCGGAAAAACGGTGATACTATTGATGCAGATGTAGTTGAGAAGCTGTTTGTACTTCGAAATGAGAAGGAACAGATGAACTACCTGAAACTACTTCCTCAAGTAGACAACGATTTGCTAGACGTTATTATCTCCTCAATTGAGCTTATTAAAAGCAAAACAAATGCAAAGCTTAATGAGCATATTCATGTTGCATTAACAGATCATATCATGTTCGCGGTTTCAAGATTGTCAAATGGACTGGTGTTGAATAATCCGTTTTTAATAGAAACGAAGGCGCTTTATCCTTATGAATACAAAATTGCCGAGGATGTGGTGAAGCTTATTGGTGAACAGACAGAGATTAATTTGCCAGTAGGTGAAATCGGTTTCATCGCTCTTCATATACACAGTGCTATGATGAATAGAAATCTCTCGGAAGTTAATCAGCATTCTCAGTTGGTGACACACTTAGTTAATTTAATTGAGGAACAGCTTGATGTGCAAATCGATAAGGATAGCATAGATTATATGAGACTTGTGCGCCATCTCCGATTTACAATTGAAAGAGTTCATCATGGGGAAAAAGTAGATGAGCCAGAAAAAATAACTTCCCTATTGAAAGCCGAATATCCACTGTGCTATAATCTCTCATGGAAGCTCATTAAGGTTATGCAACAAACATTAAGAAAACCTGTATTTGATGCGGAAGCTGTGTATTTAACAATGCATTTGCAGCGTCTTCAAAAAAAGGTTAAATAG
- a CDS encoding NCS2 family permease — MKKFFKFEELGTNYRKEFVGGFTTFLAMAYILAVNPFTLTLGDVADLPAALRMDYGAVFVATALAAAIGSLIMGLFANYPIALAPGLGLNAFFAYTVVLTQGEPWEYALAAVFISSFFFLLLTITGLREKLINAIPVELKLAVGAGIGLFITFIGLQNADIIIDNPATLVHIGDLSQPSTLLAIFGIFVTIILMVRKIHGGVFYGMVITAVVGMIFGVIDAPSGVVSAVPSLEPTFGKLFSAFGDGAFYTQSMLVVILTFLFVDFFDNAGTLVAVANQAGLMKDNKLPRAGKALFADSIASMVGSIFGTSTTTSFVESSAGVAAGARSGFAAIVTAGFFLLSLFFFPLLEVVTSAVTTPALVVVGILMVSSLGKIDWTKFEIAVPSFLVVVSMPLTYSIATGIAVGFIFYPITMLLSGRRKEINPIMYIFFVIFALYFVFLQ; from the coding sequence ATGAAGAAGTTTTTCAAATTTGAGGAACTAGGAACGAACTACCGTAAGGAATTTGTCGGTGGATTCACTACTTTCCTAGCAATGGCATATATTTTGGCGGTTAATCCATTTACATTGACTTTAGGTGATGTAGCGGACCTGCCAGCAGCACTTCGTATGGATTATGGTGCTGTATTCGTAGCAACAGCATTGGCAGCAGCAATCGGTTCACTTATTATGGGGCTGTTTGCTAATTATCCAATCGCGCTTGCGCCTGGTTTAGGATTAAATGCGTTTTTTGCTTATACAGTTGTTTTAACACAAGGTGAGCCTTGGGAATATGCATTGGCAGCAGTATTTATTTCAAGTTTCTTCTTCCTGCTGTTAACGATTACTGGGCTTCGTGAAAAGTTAATAAATGCAATACCAGTTGAATTAAAACTCGCAGTTGGAGCGGGTATCGGTTTATTCATTACATTTATTGGCTTGCAAAACGCTGATATTATCATCGACAATCCTGCAACATTGGTTCATATTGGTGATTTGTCACAGCCTAGCACATTACTTGCAATCTTCGGGATTTTCGTAACGATCATTCTAATGGTTAGAAAAATTCATGGCGGTGTATTCTACGGAATGGTCATCACTGCTGTTGTCGGTATGATTTTTGGTGTTATTGATGCTCCATCAGGTGTTGTCTCTGCAGTACCAAGCTTAGAGCCGACGTTCGGTAAATTGTTCTCTGCTTTCGGAGACGGTGCTTTCTACACACAAAGCATGCTTGTTGTAATTTTGACATTCCTATTCGTAGATTTCTTTGACAATGCAGGTACATTGGTAGCTGTAGCAAACCAAGCAGGATTAATGAAAGATAATAAATTGCCAAGAGCAGGTAAAGCATTGTTTGCAGATTCTATCGCTTCTATGGTAGGTTCTATCTTCGGTACATCAACAACAACTTCTTTTGTTGAATCATCTGCCGGTGTTGCAGCAGGAGCTCGTTCAGGTTTTGCAGCTATTGTTACAGCAGGATTCTTTTTGCTTTCCTTGTTCTTCTTCCCATTGTTGGAGGTCGTAACATCAGCTGTCACTACACCAGCACTTGTTGTAGTCGGAATCTTGATGGTTTCTTCATTAGGAAAAATTGATTGGACTAAGTTTGAAATCGCAGTGCCTTCTTTCTTAGTAGTTGTGTCAATGCCATTAACATACAGCATTGCAACAGGTATTGCTGTTGGATTCATTTTCTACCCGATCACAATGCTATTGAGCGGCCGCAGAAAAGAAATCAACCCGATTATGTACATTTTCTTTGTAATCTTTGCACTATACTTCGTATTCCTGCAATAG
- a CDS encoding ATP-binding cassette domain-containing protein: protein MIEILNLYKAYGERILFADFNLNIQAGEFVVFSGASGCGKTTLLNTIGALEKIEKGQVLVDGVDISKRKNQLRYFSSKVGFLFQNFALIEDKTVSENLKLIKRKNQSGVSVKQALSKVGLLHKLNNKIYTLSGGEQQRIALARLMIKKCDIILADEPTGSLDKRNAEIVMDILASMNKEGKTVIVVSHDEEIKRSGKRIVEL from the coding sequence ATGATTGAGATTTTAAATTTGTACAAGGCTTATGGAGAGAGGATATTGTTTGCTGATTTTAATTTAAACATACAAGCAGGGGAGTTTGTAGTCTTTTCTGGAGCTAGCGGATGCGGAAAAACTACCTTGTTAAATACGATTGGTGCCTTGGAAAAAATAGAAAAGGGTCAAGTATTGGTGGATGGTGTTGATATCAGCAAACGCAAAAACCAACTCCGTTATTTTAGTAGTAAAGTAGGGTTTTTATTTCAAAATTTTGCTTTGATTGAAGATAAAACGGTTAGTGAAAATTTGAAGTTGATAAAAAGGAAAAATCAGTCAGGCGTTTCCGTCAAACAAGCATTAAGCAAAGTTGGGTTACTTCATAAATTAAACAATAAAATATATACACTTTCAGGAGGGGAACAGCAGAGGATTGCGTTAGCAAGATTGATGATAAAAAAATGTGATATCATCCTGGCTGATGAACCAACTGGATCTCTTGATAAAAGAAATGCTGAGATTGTTATGGATATTCTAGCCAGTATGAACAAAGAAGGAAAAACTGTTATTGTGGTTTCTCATGATGAAGAAATTAAAAGGAGTGGTAAGAGGATAGTTGAACTATGA
- a CDS encoding DUF1430 domain-containing protein, with protein MKKTKYIISSLMIGLVFLFIGEAYLWHLDGFEAEYSYVTMYLGKEQTQPEMLSDIVETAKEQNVEVFAIERKINSLFSESVTVYMTPGAQKTLDKRSRIASGEFQSVFLGDVKVEIRNLAEIPDVKQVEVYYMIGAEEDILGFKQRLIDKYGGKFPQAGYKSYDSLNIAIVWIIVLFFFLLMTLYEVAQMRKEVVVRIICGERIQFIVLKNIILDASFYAMTFGLIMAILSLFSQVSYCWFISVFSMLIFLTINSILYLTLYFCKFKRDMGSRSNAKHVLKIAYLYKVVAVSITALVLSSSLGMIYEGIIFYKQKGFFEKYKDYSYVELSVDDSDVTDKMRFAFYKKYLSENRAVSLVNLSVWSDSEREYLFADSGTMDYLLENISELRQKKIENKVYFLIPKQLVQSDIYAEIKEVWESYYPHPYDYVEFVYQDEINILSMVKSSRISSSIKKNPIIIFNNMNPTVIKKYWNDYIIGTAMYQVKENEWQEYVKSNSLENEVAHKTNAFDHFNFQWQTFKRGILTGVILSGILMLLEVILIKTICRYEYNVNAVELTLKKISGFNLFSRYKQLFLSTIGFGLLGVGSSILLDYFLELSAAFYMALGGSLLIIVELAFMTVYVMKTEKRCMQEILKGGTL; from the coding sequence TTGAAAAAGACAAAGTACATTATCAGTTCTTTGATGATAGGGCTTGTATTTTTGTTTATTGGGGAAGCATATTTATGGCATTTGGACGGCTTCGAAGCAGAGTACAGTTATGTCACAATGTATTTAGGTAAAGAGCAAACGCAACCTGAAATGCTGTCAGATATAGTAGAAACAGCAAAAGAGCAGAACGTGGAAGTATTTGCAATTGAGCGAAAGATAAACAGTCTGTTTTCCGAAAGCGTTACAGTTTATATGACTCCTGGGGCACAAAAAACATTGGATAAAAGGTCAAGGATAGCTTCTGGCGAATTTCAAAGTGTGTTTTTAGGTGATGTTAAAGTAGAAATACGTAATTTAGCTGAAATTCCAGATGTCAAACAAGTAGAAGTCTATTACATGATTGGGGCAGAGGAAGATATTCTTGGCTTTAAACAAAGATTAATAGATAAATATGGAGGGAAGTTTCCGCAAGCGGGTTACAAGTCCTATGATAGCTTGAACATCGCAATTGTTTGGATAATTGTTCTATTCTTTTTTCTTTTAATGACACTTTATGAAGTTGCGCAAATGAGAAAAGAAGTGGTTGTGAGAATAATATGCGGTGAAAGAATCCAGTTTATTGTTTTAAAAAATATAATATTGGATGCAAGTTTTTACGCCATGACATTTGGTTTAATAATGGCCATTTTAAGCCTATTTTCGCAAGTAAGCTATTGTTGGTTCATCTCTGTTTTCAGTATGTTAATATTCTTAACGATAAATTCGATTCTCTATTTAACACTTTATTTCTGTAAGTTTAAGCGTGACATGGGGTCGAGAAGTAATGCAAAGCATGTGTTGAAAATAGCCTATTTATATAAAGTAGTTGCCGTTTCCATTACAGCCTTGGTATTGTCAAGCAGTCTTGGCATGATATATGAAGGTATCATCTTTTATAAGCAAAAAGGTTTTTTTGAGAAGTATAAAGATTATTCATATGTGGAACTGAGTGTTGATGATTCCGATGTGACAGATAAGATGAGATTTGCTTTTTATAAAAAATATTTATCAGAAAACAGAGCAGTATCCTTAGTTAATTTATCCGTATGGAGTGATTCAGAAAGAGAGTACTTATTTGCTGATAGTGGCACAATGGATTATTTACTAGAAAATATTTCTGAACTGCGGCAGAAGAAAATAGAAAATAAAGTTTATTTTTTAATTCCTAAGCAACTAGTGCAGAGTGATATTTATGCAGAAATAAAGGAAGTGTGGGAATCTTACTATCCTCATCCATACGATTATGTTGAGTTTGTTTATCAAGACGAAATTAATATCCTTTCGATGGTGAAGTCCTCGCGCATTTCTAGCAGCATTAAAAAGAATCCCATTATTATCTTTAATAACATGAATCCAACGGTGATAAAAAAGTATTGGAATGATTATATAATTGGCACAGCCATGTATCAGGTAAAGGAAAATGAGTGGCAGGAATATGTTAAAAGCAACTCATTAGAGAATGAAGTAGCGCATAAAACAAATGCCTTTGACCATTTTAATTTCCAATGGCAAACATTTAAAAGAGGTATTCTGACTGGTGTTATCCTATCTGGAATTTTGATGCTTCTAGAAGTTATCCTAATCAAGACCATTTGTAGATATGAGTATAATGTAAATGCTGTGGAACTAACATTGAAAAAAATAAGCGGGTTCAATCTGTTTAGCAGATATAAACAGTTGTTTTTATCGACGATTGGTTTTGGGTTATTAGGAGTAGGTAGCTCTATATTATTAGATTATTTTTTAGAACTATCGGCAGCTTTTTATATGGCGTTAGGAGGATCACTGTTGATAATAGTGGAGCTTGCCTTCATGACTGTATATGTAATGAAAACTGAAAAAAGATGTATGCAGGAAATATTGAAGGGAGGTACATTATGA
- a CDS encoding mediterrocin family bacteriocin — MTKSIGKWLSVLVLGGSLLVSTHSPASAAVLEKKNPVGFTKAWERYSSGDNNKAALTYGYNTTAINEDYAWANHSSKSHYASLKNGKNTWYKGPSKKGKAISKIEVIHSGGTVYYRNNY; from the coding sequence ATGACGAAAAGTATTGGTAAGTGGTTGTCTGTTTTAGTTTTAGGAGGAAGTTTGTTAGTTTCAACACATAGTCCAGCTTCTGCTGCTGTATTAGAAAAAAAGAATCCGGTCGGGTTTACAAAAGCTTGGGAACGATATAGTTCGGGAGATAATAATAAAGCGGCTTTAACATATGGTTACAATACAACCGCTATTAATGAGGACTATGCATGGGCAAATCACTCTTCGAAAAGTCACTATGCTAGTTTGAAAAACGGCAAAAATACTTGGTATAAAGGTCCGAGTAAGAAGGGAAAGGCAATTTCGAAGATTGAAGTGATACATAGTGGAGGCACTGTATATTATCGAAATAATTATTAG
- a CDS encoding helix-turn-helix transcriptional regulator has translation MKYARWLRQKRKEKKMTQAEVAKALGVSRETISSWERQRCRPTLEFTEQIFQLYECSDEEILSFFS, from the coding sequence ATGAAATATGCGAGGTGGCTTCGACAAAAAAGGAAAGAAAAAAAGATGACACAAGCTGAAGTTGCTAAAGCGCTCGGTGTCAGCAGAGAAACAATTTCTAGTTGGGAACGCCAAAGATGTCGTCCTACTCTCGAGTTTACGGAACAAATTTTTCAGCTTTATGAATGTAGTGATGAAGAAATTCTTTCCTTTTTCTCGTAG
- the guaA gene encoding glutamine-hydrolyzing GMP synthase: protein MGKTSIQDQQMIVVLDFGSQYNQLITRRIREFGVYSELHPHTITAEEIKALNPAGIIFSGGPNSVYDENAFGCDERIFELGLPIFGICYGMQLMTKHFGGKVEKAKHREYGKAEIKIQNSTKLFSDLPSEQIVWMSHGDLVVEQPEGFTVDAINPSCPIASMSNEEKGLYAVQFHPEVRHSVYGNELLKNFVFGVCGCKGDWSMENFIEIEMEKIRQTVGDKKVLCALSGGVDSSVVAVLIHKAIGDQLTCIFVDHGLLRKGEAESVMKTFTEGFHMNVIKVDAKERFMSKLEGVSDPEKKRKIIGNEFIYVFDDEASKLEGIDFLAQGTLYTDIIESGTATAQTIKSHHNVGGLPEDMQFQLIEPLNTLFKDEVRALGSELGIADEIVWRQPFPGPGLGIRVLGAISEDKLEIVRESDYILREEIKKAGLDRDIWQYFTVLPDIRSVGVMGDARTYDYTIGIRAVTSIDGMTSDWARIPWEVLEVISTRIVNEVDHVNRVVYDITSKPPATIEWE from the coding sequence ATGGGGAAAACAAGCATTCAAGACCAACAAATGATAGTCGTTCTTGATTTCGGCAGTCAGTACAATCAATTAATCACAAGAAGAATTAGGGAATTTGGCGTTTACAGTGAGCTTCATCCACATACAATCACAGCGGAAGAAATTAAAGCATTAAATCCAGCGGGAATTATCTTCTCTGGTGGACCGAACAGTGTTTATGATGAGAATGCATTTGGCTGTGACGAACGTATTTTTGAACTTGGTTTGCCTATCTTCGGTATTTGCTACGGCATGCAGTTGATGACAAAGCATTTCGGCGGTAAAGTTGAAAAAGCAAAGCATCGTGAATACGGTAAAGCAGAAATCAAAATTCAAAACAGCACAAAGCTTTTCTCTGATTTGCCAAGTGAGCAAATTGTGTGGATGAGCCACGGTGATCTTGTTGTCGAGCAGCCTGAAGGTTTTACAGTTGACGCAATTAACCCTTCTTGCCCAATTGCTTCTATGAGCAATGAGGAAAAAGGTCTTTATGCAGTACAGTTCCATCCAGAAGTACGCCATTCCGTATACGGCAATGAACTGCTGAAAAACTTTGTTTTCGGTGTTTGTGGATGTAAAGGTGACTGGTCTATGGAAAACTTCATTGAAATCGAAATGGAGAAAATCCGTCAAACAGTTGGAGACAAAAAAGTTCTTTGCGCACTTAGCGGCGGAGTAGATTCTTCTGTAGTTGCTGTTCTTATCCATAAAGCAATCGGCGATCAATTGACATGTATCTTCGTTGACCACGGTCTATTGCGTAAAGGTGAAGCAGAAAGTGTTATGAAGACTTTCACAGAAGGCTTCCATATGAACGTAATCAAAGTGGATGCTAAAGAACGTTTCATGTCTAAACTAGAAGGTGTCAGCGATCCAGAGAAAAAACGTAAAATTATCGGTAACGAGTTCATTTACGTATTCGATGATGAAGCAAGCAAACTAGAAGGAATCGACTTCCTTGCACAAGGAACACTTTACACAGATATTATCGAAAGTGGTACAGCAACTGCGCAAACTATTAAGTCCCACCACAATGTTGGCGGTCTGCCAGAAGATATGCAGTTCCAATTAATCGAGCCATTGAACACATTGTTTAAGGATGAAGTAAGAGCATTAGGTTCAGAGCTTGGTATAGCTGATGAAATCGTTTGGAGACAACCATTCCCAGGTCCTGGTCTTGGTATCCGTGTACTGGGCGCAATTAGCGAAGATAAGCTGGAAATCGTTCGTGAATCTGACTATATCCTGCGTGAAGAAATTAAAAAAGCAGGCCTAGACCGCGATATTTGGCAATACTTCACAGTGCTGCCTGACATCCGCAGCGTTGGTGTAATGGGCGACGCACGCACATACGATTACACAATCGGTATCCGTGCAGTTACATCTATCGACGGTATGACATCTGACTGGGCGCGTATCCCATGGGAAGTGCTTGAAGTCATTTCAACAAGAATCGTTAACGAAGTGGATCATGTTAACCGCGTCGTTTATGATATTACAAGTAAGCCACCAGCAACAATTGAGTGGGAATAA